The following proteins are encoded in a genomic region of Gouania willdenowi chromosome 6, fGouWil2.1, whole genome shotgun sequence:
- the LOC114466009 gene encoding protein fantom-like — protein MVESSTGISTFVPTSSMMSEVMDETAGDRPVRDNNKARDVRVHPSFLSRMAREDLEDHFLNQKEDIQRLKQQINKQDDKNKKLGTKLSRLVKDRRRMEHLVAGPAAPLRNVEMEEVVEELQDKVRALQTDKETLSRRLLLVRQQQLNSQSQRAGPYAHVKPRVNTGAKRSGSSSPAARLRGTRSVDAAVHPQYGHGLLEEARAEIRNLENKVETQCSQMEELRAELQRMEEEHEDRLQQLRQQQTHNLRSHVDGNVVMIKLQKQLTERSNAFSELEERFICLKETQQTLKLGHELAVQKVEDLTTELKEQQRKTLELEQREQSFNLSWMSMKMLEERICELEQERQLLKENNNLLLSRRELDMVQQQKYDQVNRQQRLQISQLEKALRADLADKNDILEQIRAERDSKMKLSEESQRLQPQLLEHQQQVKELKESRTAELEGLFHQMKSINAQSKEKLEKQRHLLESREAKIRSLQAQLKDMYGSKCSALGPDGGADDRDCDGSVQLERGENLLELQLESASLSPSILQVLGEDEPSTFCTYAFYLFGLHSTPMVVGTNPLYDFTSRYVVRVDEQLLQYLRAEQLTVELHHNQGLTWKTIAQASIPLVALTEQDAPLRGSTPLVGVGEDCGFIGSLNYCLRMKDSHS, from the exons ATG GTAGAGTCCTCCACTGGAATTTCTACGTTTGTACCAACCTCTTCAATGATGTCTGAAG TGATGGATGAGACAGCAGGTGATAGACCAGTGAGAGACAACAACAAAGCACGAG atgtGCGAGTGCATCCTTCTTTTCTCTCGCGGATGGCCAGGGAGGACCTGGAGGATCACTTCCTCAATCAAAAAGAGGATATCCAGCGgcttaaacaacaaataaacaaacaggaCGACAAGAACAAGAA ACTGGGCACCAAGCTGTCACGACTGGTGAAGGACCGTCGTCGGATGGAGCATCTGGTGGCCGGCCCGGCAGCACCGCTGAGGAATGTGGAGATGGAGGAAGTGGTGGAGGAGTTGCAGGACAAGGTCCGCGCACTACAGACTGACAAAGAGACGCTATCACGGCGCCTCCTGCTGGTCAGACAGCAGCAGCTCAACTCCCAGAGTCAGAGAGCAGGTCCATACGCTCATGTTAAACCACGAGTCAACACAGGAGCTAAGAGGAGCGGTtcatcatctccagcagctagACTCAGAG GTACAAGGAGCGTGGATGCAGCGGTGCATCCTCAGTATGGACATGGTCTGTTGGAGGAGGCCCGAGCAGAGATCAGGAACCT GGAAAACAAGGTGGAGACACAGTGCAGCCAAATGGAGGAGCTTAGGGCGGAGTTACAGAGGATGGAGGAGGAGCATGAAGACAGACTGCAGCAGCTCAGACAGCAGCAGACCCACAACCTGAG GTCTCATGTGGATGGAAACGTGGTTATGATCAAACTGCAGAAGCAGTTGACGGAAAGATCTAATGCTTTTTCTGAGCTGGAAGAACGATTCATCTGCCTgaaggag ACGCAGCAGACACTGAAGCTTGGTCATGAGTTGGCGGTGCAGAAGGTGGAGGATTTGACAACCGAGCTGAAGGAGCAGCAGAGAAAGACTTTGGAGTTGGAGCAACGGGAGCAGAGCTTCAACTTGTCCTGGATGAGCATGAAAATG CTGGAGGAGAGGATCTGTGAGCTGGAGCAGGAGAGACAGCTGCTGAAAGAGAACAACAACTTGCTGCTGAGCAG acgaGAGTTGGACATGGTCCAGCAGCAGAAGTATGATCAGGTGAATCGGCAGCAAAGGCTACAGATCTCTCAGCTGGAAAAGGCTCTTAGGGCTGACCTGGCGGATAAAAACGACATCCTGGAACAGATCAGGGCTGAGCGTG ACTCTAAGATGAAGCTGTCAGAGGAGAGCCAGAGGCTGCAGCCGCAGCTGCTGGAGCACCAGCAGCAAGTGAAAGAGCTGAAGGAGAGCAGGACG gcgGAGCTGGAAGGATTGTTTCATCAGATGAAATCCATCAATGCTCAGAGTAAAGAGAAGCTGGAGAAACAACGTCATCTGCTGGAGAGCAGAGAAGCCAAAATCAGATCTCTGCAGG CTCAACTCAAAGACATGTATGGCTCTAAATGCTCTGCCCTTGGACCTGACGGCGGTGCTGATGACAGAGATTGTGATGGGTCTGTGCAGTTGGAGCGTGGAGAGAACTTGCTAGAGCTGCAGCTGGAAAGCGCGTCTCTGTCTCCATCCATCCTACAGGTGTTGGGTGAGGATGAGCCCTCCACCTTCTGCACCTATGCCTTCTACCTGTTCGGGCTGCACTCCACGCCCATGGTGGTGGGCACGAATCCTTTGTATGACTTCACGTCGCGGTACGTGGTGCGTGTGGATGAGCAGCTGCTGCAGTACTTGAGGGCGGAGCAGCTGACGGTAGAGCTACACCACAATCAGGGACTGACCTGGAAGACAATCGCTCAAGCCAGCATTCCTCTGGTAGCACTGACGGAGCAGGACGCACCGTTGAGGGGCAGCACACCATTGGTTG GTGTAGGTGAGGACTGTGGCTTCATAGGCTCGTTGAATTACTGCCTAAGGATGAAGGATTCCCattcatga